Proteins encoded in a region of the Xylocopa sonorina isolate GNS202 chromosome 1, iyXylSono1_principal, whole genome shotgun sequence genome:
- the Hmt-1 gene encoding ABC transporter ATP-binding protein/permease Hmt-1, whose amino-acid sequence MKSEMNATMTYCPPNITFTDIWVEHGMSKCFMDTISVAFIAAYLLIFGTIQLWMYRKYGTETTAALLPKSRLYIVQKCVLYFVPILSIVRIILQGTILDDKKIYGYMILTTVLTVIVYPYSIYILRVERHKLLPSVPPRGHGVVLLGFWTLGFVAENLVFVNIGKLEWWFHLNTLTDQIEMALFVLRYVSNLIIFALGLKAPGITSDNATPVYGTLPSDSTMQSRYYQGRPDDNSSTWKNAWYKIRILAPFLWPKTFILQLRVIFCFGLLILGRLINLYVPIYNKMIVNSVTETVGQFRWDLVLIYVAFKFLQGGGTGGMGLLNNLRSFLWIRIQQYTTREIEIELFRHLHSLSLRWHLARKTGEVLKVMDRGTDSINNLLNYILFSIVPTIVDILIAVIFFISAFNKWFGLIVFLTMVLYIAATISVTEWRTKFQRRMNLADNAQKARSVDSLLNFETVKYYGAESYEVDSFRKAIIHFQVEEWKSMITLNILNTLQNIIVCSGLLAGSLLCLHMVVNKQGLTIGDYVLFASYIIQLYVPLNWFGTYYRAIQKNFVDMENMFDLLREEQEVIDAPGAGPLIVKRGQVEFSNVTFSYNPDRIILKNISFIVQAGKTVALVGPSGAGKSTIVRLLFRFYDAEQGEILIDGKNIKTVTQESLRRAIGVVPQDTVLFNNTIKYNIQYGRVEAVDADVISAAKNADIHERILSFPNGYETQVGERGLRLSGGEKQRVAIARTILKEPAIVLLDEATSALDTQSERNIQAALGRVCANRTTIIIAHRLSTVIHADEILVLKDGEIVERGKHEELISYNGVYHSMWQAQLQNDQEPSKAPNGDAEVNEETKS is encoded by the exons atgAAATCAGAGATGAATGCAACAATGACTTACTGTCCACCGAATATAACTTTCACCGACATTTGGGTGGAACATGGAATGTCCAAGTGTTTCATGGACACTATCAGCGTCGCTTTTATTGCAgcgtatttattaatttttggtACAATTCAACTATGGATGTATCGAAAGTATGGCACAGAGACTACTGCAGCTTTGTTGCCTAAAAGCAGGCTATATATTGTACAAAAATGTGTCCTTTATTTCGTTCCTATACTTAGTATAGTGAGAATAATTCTGCAAGGAACTATTTTGGACGATAAGAAGATATATGGTTACATG ATACTTACGACAGTATTAACAGTGATCGTTTATCcatattctatatatatattaagAGTGGAAAGACACAAATTGTTACCAAGTGTACCACCACGTGGACATGGAGTTGTATTATTAGGTTTTTGGACTTTAGGATTTGTTGCGGAAAATCTTGTATTTGTTAACATTGGAAAACTTGAATGGTGGTTTCATTTAAATAC TTTAACAGACCAGATTGAGATGGCATTGTTTGTTCTGCGTTATGTCAGCAACCTTATTATCTTTGCTCTAGGACTAAAAGCTCCAGGTATAACTAGCGATAATGCAACGCCTGTATATGGTACTCTACCTAGTGATTCAACTATGCAATCACGATATTATCAAGGT AGACCCGATGATAATAGCTCTACTTGGAAGAATGCATGGTATAAAATTAGGATCTTGGCACCATTTTTATGGCCGAAAACTTTTATACTTCAACTCCGGGTTATTTTTTGCTTCGGTTTACTTATATTAGGAcgtttaataaatttatatgtcccaatttataataaaatgattgTAAACAGTGTTACAGAAACTGTTGGACAATTCAG ATGGGACCTTGTATTGATATATGTGGCTTTCAAATTCTTACAAGGTGGTGGTACTGGTGGCATGGGATTGTTAAATAACCTTAGATCATTTCTATGGATTCGTATACAACAGTATACAACTCGAGAGATAGAAATAGAATTATTTAG ACATTTACATAGCTTAAGTTTACGTTGGCATCTCGCAAGAAAGACTGGAGAAGTTTTGAAAGTTATGGATCGTGGAACAGATTCTATAAACAATTTGCTTAATTACATTCTCTTTTCAATTGTCCCAACAATTGTTGATATCTTGATAGCTGTTATATTCTTTATTTCGGCTTTTAATAAATGGTTtggcttaattgtatttttgaCTATGGTCCTTTACATAG CTGCTACTATTTCGGTTACTGAATGGCGAACGAAGTTCCAAAGACGGATGAATTTAGCAGATAACGCTCAAAAAGCACGGAGCGTCGACAGTTTACTTAATTTCGAAACAGTCAAATATTACGGAGCAGAATCATACGAAGTGGATAGCTTTAGAAAAGCAATAATACACTTTCAAGTGGAAGAATGGAAATCCATGATAacgttaaatattttaaacactTTACAAAATATAATTGTTTGCAGTGGTTTATTAGCTGGATCCTTACTTTGCTTACATATG GTTGTAAACAAACAAGGTTTAACTATTGGTGACTATGTTTTATTTGCTAGTTATATCATACAGCTTTATGTACCTTTAAATTGGTTCGGTACATATTATCG tgcaaTACAAAAGAATTTCGTTGATATGGAAAATATGTTTGATCTTTTGAGAGAAGAGCAAGAAGTAATTGACGCTCCTGGTGCTGGTCCATTGATAGTAAAACGCGGTCAAGTGGAATTCTCGAACGTGACGTTTAGCTACAATCCTGATagaattatattaaaaaatatcaGCTTTATCGTACAAGCAGGAAAAACTGTTGCACTGGTTGGACCGTCCGGAGCTGGGAAGTCTACTATTGTCCGACTATTATTCAGATTTTACGATGCGGAACAAGGCGAGATTTTAATCGATGGCAAGAACATTAAGACTGTCACTCAGGAGTCTTTGAGACGAGCGATAGGAGTTGTACCTCAAGATACAGTATTGTTTAATAACACTATAAAGTATAACATTCAGTATGGCCGCGTTGAGGCTGTAGATGCGGACGTAATATCGGCAGCAAAAAATGCAGATATTCACGAACGAATTCTTTCATTTCCAAATGGTTATGAAACACAG GTTGGCGAAAGAGGTCTCCGTTTAAGCGGAGGAGAGAAGCAGCGCGTTGCTATCGCCCGAACTATACTAAAAGAACCGGCAATAGTACTTTTGGATGAAGCAACGAGTGCACTGGATACACAGTCAGAACGTAacattcaagcagcattagggAGAGTATGTGCTAACCGAACGACTATCATAATAGCACACAGATTATCTACGGTAATACATGCCGATGAGATCCTTGTTTTAAAAGATGGAGAAATCGTAGAAAGAGGGAAACACGAGGAACTGATCTCTTATAACGGAGTATATCATTCTATGTGGCAAGCACAATTACAAAATGATCAAGAGCCTTCCAAAGCTCCAAATGGTGATGCTGAAGTGAATGAAGAAACAAAGTCTTAA
- the LOC143433018 gene encoding serine/threonine-protein kinase 16 isoform X2, with the protein MNSLGLSLILKMGCICSKETITVNSRNYTVREHLGEGGFSTVLLVEDATTHKKYAIKKIVCHGLEDQRLAAKEIEYHNLVKHPNVIECIDSTYKGTADPIVNTTSEVLIVLPYYHRGTLANELEIRARNKDYMSALDILNIFLQICEGVKAFHEAKPEPLAHRDLKTANIVLGDGSTPIIMDLGSVAPARVKVCGSQAAQTLQDLAAERCSMPYKAPELFNVESYCMVDERTDIWSLGCILYALCYFKSPFDTVYERGDSVALAVMSANITFPEDAPYTEDMQNLILSMLKVNPMERPYIYSVIESVQDVITKLENRV; encoded by the exons ATGAACAGCCTTGGTTTGAGTTTAATTTTAAAAATGGGCTGTATATGCTCCAAGGAAACGATCACAGTAAATTCAAGAAATTATACTGTTCGTGAACATCTTGGAGAAGG TGGTTTTAGCACCGTACTTTTAGTGGAGGATGCAACGACGCATAAGAAGTATGCCATCAAAAAAATTGTTTGTCATGGACTGGAGGACCAGAGACTGGCAGCGAAAGAAATAGAATACCATAATCTTGTTAAACATCCAAATGTAATAGAATGTATTGATTCCACGTATAAAGGAACAGCAGATCCTATTGTGAATACTACCAGTGAAGTATTAATTGTTTTACCCTACTATCAT aGGGGCACGCTTGCAAATGAATTGGAGATACGTGCTAGAAATAAAGACTACATGAGTGCATTAGATATCCTAAATATTTTTTTACAAATATGCGAAGGTGTAAAAGCATTTCATGAAGCAAAACCAGAGCCTCTTGCTCACAGAGACCTAAAAACTGCAAATATAGTTCTTGGTGATGGAAGTACACCGATTATAATGGATTTAG GCTCCGTAGCACCAGCTAGAGTTAAAGTATGTGGCTCACAAGCAGCACAAACTTTACAAGATTTAGCAGCGGAGAGATGCTCAATGCCGTATAAAGCACCAGAACTGTTTAATGTTGAAAGCTATTGTATGGTAGATGAACGAACTGATATTTGG TCTTTAGGGTGTATTCTTTATGCACTGTGTTACTTTAAGTCGCCTTTTGATACTGTGTATGAAAGAGGAGACAGTGTTGCTTTAGCTGTAATGAGTGcgaatattacgtttccagaagaTGCACCATATACAGAG GACATGCAAAATTTGATTTTATCGATGTTAAAAGTAAATCCCATGGAACGTCCTTATATATATAGTGTTATAGAAAGTGTACAGGATGTTATCACTAAATTAGAAAACAGAGTATAA
- the LOC143433018 gene encoding serine/threonine-protein kinase 16 isoform X1 — MSALDILNIFLQICEGVKAFHEAKPEPLAHRDLKTANIVLGDGSTPIIMDLGSVAPARVKVCGSQAAQTLQDLAAERCSMPYKAPELFNVESYCMVDERTDIWSLGCILYALCYFKSPFDTVYERGDSVALAVMSANITFPEDAPYTEDMQNLILSMLKVNPMERPYIYSVIESVQDVITKLENRV, encoded by the exons ATGAGTGCATTAGATATCCTAAATATTTTTTTACAAATATGCGAAGGTGTAAAAGCATTTCATGAAGCAAAACCAGAGCCTCTTGCTCACAGAGACCTAAAAACTGCAAATATAGTTCTTGGTGATGGAAGTACACCGATTATAATGGATTTAG GCTCCGTAGCACCAGCTAGAGTTAAAGTATGTGGCTCACAAGCAGCACAAACTTTACAAGATTTAGCAGCGGAGAGATGCTCAATGCCGTATAAAGCACCAGAACTGTTTAATGTTGAAAGCTATTGTATGGTAGATGAACGAACTGATATTTGG TCTTTAGGGTGTATTCTTTATGCACTGTGTTACTTTAAGTCGCCTTTTGATACTGTGTATGAAAGAGGAGACAGTGTTGCTTTAGCTGTAATGAGTGcgaatattacgtttccagaagaTGCACCATATACAGAG GACATGCAAAATTTGATTTTATCGATGTTAAAAGTAAATCCCATGGAACGTCCTTATATATATAGTGTTATAGAAAGTGTACAGGATGTTATCACTAAATTAGAAAACAGAGTATAA